Genomic DNA from Rhodothermales bacterium:
ACGCGTTTTGCGCCTTGATGCGGCCGTCCTGGTTGTGGCCGCGGTCGTCGATGACCCGGTGGATATCCGGCCGGCCCGGAAAAAACGTCGCCGTCACGGCGCGGCCGACGAGCACGCTGTCCGGGTTGATCGTCTGCCAGCCGTCCTCGTACTGGTAGTTGAAGTTCGCGTTGCGCAGGACGGCCCAGGCTTCCTCCAGGGTGACGCGTTTCATCCGCTCCAGGATGGCGTCCGGCACGCGCGGCCGGCCGTCGTCGAACCGGTCGCCGGTCCATTCCGGCGTCAGGAAAAGCAGTTCATCGCGGGAAATTTGCTGGGCCGACGCCGGCCATGCCAGCGCCAGGGTCAGCCATGCCGTTAGGAGCAGCCGGTGCGCCTTCATGGGGATGGGTGCGTTGGGGAAAAAAAGCAAAGAGATAATATGATTCGAGCAAGATACACGCAGGCATGGACTGATGCCAGTCCGCGCGGATCAGCGCCAGGGCAATCGCATGCTCTTCAAACGTAAGCATCTCCCGGTATGGGAGCATGGGGGTATGGGAGGTTTTGCGGTAAAAATGCCCCCATGCACCCAAACGCCCCTACGCTTCTCACCGCCACGGCGAGCATGCGATGGCCCTGGGATCAGCGCAGGGTAAGCGCGACGAGCGCGTGCGCCGGCACCTGCAGGGCGACCGTCCCTCCCGCGAGCCGCGCCCCGTCGAACGACGCCGGCGCGACCTCGTTGGGCCGTTCGAAGGTGTTATGCGCGTCCATCGCCGCGCCGTTCAGGATCCGGCCCGAGACGGAACGGACGTCCAGCCCCCGCACGTCGATGGCGACATCGCGCGCCTGGTGCGGATCGATGTTCGCGATCGTGATCAGGATCGACCCGTCCGTCTGTTTCGACGCCGACGCGCTCAGCGCGGGAAGCGACTGGTCTTCGTACGTGTAGGCGCCGGCATCCAGATGGATCGGCAACAGCGTGGCGTCGTGATGGGCGGTATACAACGCGAACACGTGATAGGTCGGCGTCAGGATCAGCTGCTCGCCGCGGGTCAGGATCATCGCCTGGAGCACGTTCACCGTCTGCGCGATGTTCGCCATCTTCACGCGGTCGGCGTGGCTGTTGAAGATGTTGAGCGAGATGGCGGCGACGAGCGCGTCGCGCAGGGTATTCTGCTGGTACAGAAAGCCGGGCGTCGACCCCGGCTCCCGCTCGTGCCACGTGCCCCATTCGCCCATGATGAGCCAGACGCGCTTCTCCGGATCGTACCGGTCCATGATCGTCGCATGCCGCGACACAAGGTCGTCCTGCTGGAGGGCGCGTTGCATCAGTTCGAACCACTCGGCCTCGGAAAATCCTACCGCCGGCCCCTTCTTCGCCCAGGTCCCGTTCAGGGTATAGTTGTGGATATCGAGCCCGTCGATCATCTCGCCGGCGTCGCGCATCATCACCTCGGTCCATGCGTAGTCGTCGCTGCCGGCGCCGGTGGCGATCCGGAACGGGCGCACGTCGCCATAGCGGTGCAGATAGGTCGCGTAGCGCTTGTACTGATCGGCGTAGAACTCCGGCCGCATGTTGCCGCCGCAGCCCCAGCTCTCGTTGCCGACACCCCAGAACCGCACGTTCCACGGGGTATCCCGCCCGTTTTCCCGGCGCAGATCGGCCATCGGGCTCACACCGGGATGGTTCATGTATTCCCACCACTGCGACATCTCCTGCACGGTGCCGCTGCCGACGTTGCCCACCACGACCGGATCGGCCCCGAGGCGGTCTATCAGCGC
This window encodes:
- a CDS encoding alpha-L-arabinofuranosidase C-terminal domain-containing protein is translated as MPRIHLFLLWMSLALISFTGPASAQAPLRLVVDADQGETTISRHIYGHFAEHLGRGIYDGIWSKAGGGDWVLRDDVIEALRAIKIPNLRWPGGCFADYYHWMDGIGPRADRPTIVNNLWGGVTEDNSFGTHEFMALIDRLGADPVVVGNVGSGTVQEMSQWWEYMNHPGVSPMADLRRENGRDTPWNVRFWGVGNESWGCGGNMRPEFYADQYKRYATYLHRYGDVRPFRIATGAGSDDYAWTEVMMRDAGEMIDGLDIHNYTLNGTWAKKGPAVGFSEAEWFELMQRALQQDDLVSRHATIMDRYDPEKRVWLIMGEWGTWHEREPGSTPGFLYQQNTLRDALVAAISLNIFNSHADRVKMANIAQTVNVLQAMILTRGEQLILTPTYHVFALYTAHHDATLLPIHLDAGAYTYEDQSLPALSASASKQTDGSILITIANIDPHQARDVAIDVRGLDVRSVSGRILNGAAMDAHNTFERPNEVAPASFDGARLAGGTVALQVPAHALVALTLR